GGGTGGGTTCGACCGTGCCCTTGAGGGTGATGAAATGGTTGGAGAAATCGACGCCGCCGGTGATCAGGCCGATCACCGGGTTGATGATATTGGCGACCAGACTGGAGACGATGCCGGTGAAGGCGGCACCGATGACGACGGCGACGGCGAGATCGACGACATTGCCGCGCAACAGGAAAGTCTTGAATTCGTCCACCCAACCGGGGGTTTTTGGCCGGAACGATTGCGACACGTCGATCTCCCTGTCTGCTCGCGTTCGCGTGTAAATCATTATCCGATGGCGGGCCAGCTTCAAATTAGAGACGTGACTGGGCCCATCTTGCGGCTTCCGCAACGACCGGGTCGGGGTCGGCGGCGAGGATCGCGGCGCTTTCGCGCAAGGCGGGATCGCCAGAATTGCCGATGGCGATGGCGACGTTGCGGACGAAACGGTTGCGGCCGATCCGTTT
This sequence is a window from Acidiphilium acidophilum. Protein-coding genes within it:
- the mscL gene encoding large conductance mechanosensitive channel protein MscL — its product is MSQSFRPKTPGWVDEFKTFLLRGNVVDLAVAVVIGAAFTGIVSSLVANIINPVIGLITGGVDFSNHFITLKGTVEPTLAAAKKAGAVTLNYGLFINAIINFVIVAFAIFWMVRLIQKLYRKPPPAPAVEPPPTPSELLLTEIRDLLKSRPTV